GCCACCCTGGCCCACGCGGTAACCGAATCGCTCGAGCTGTCCGAAGTCCTCGACCGCGTGGCCCATGCGGCCACGGAGCTCCTTCCCGATTCGTCCGCCCGCATCTGGGTCATGGAAGGAGAACGGCTCGTCCTGCGCGCCGAGCACGGCCCACATGGAGCCCCGCAATCAGGATTCAAGGGCGCCCTCGCCGTGGGCGAAGGGCTCACGGGGCGGGTGGCGGCCACGGGCGAGGTCCTCATCGTCGAGGACGTCGCCGACGACCCCGGCACCATCAACCGCGACTGGATGCGCCAGCAAGGCTACGTCTCCTTCATTGGTATCCCGCTCCTCGTGCGCGGCCGGCTGCTGAGCGTGCTCGCCTTGCTCACCCGGCACCGTCATGATTTCGAGGCCGACCAGGTGGTGCTCCTCACCGCGTTTGGCCGCCATGCCGCCATCGCGGTGGAGCACGCGCGGCTCTACAAGGAAGCCAAGGACACCAAGGATTTCCTCGAGGCGATGACCGAGAACTCCGCCGACGCCATCATCACCACGGACATTCACGGGCGCTTCACGTACTTCAGCTCGGGCGCCCAGGACATGTTCGGCTACCGCGCCCACGAGATCCTGGGCCACCGCGTGGCCGAGTACTACCGCGGGGGAATCGACGAGGCGCAGGCCGTGATGACCCAGCTCCGCGCCGACGGCAAGATCCGCAATCGCGAGCTGGGCTTTCGCGCCAAGGACGGCCGCTGGGTCGAGACGAGCGCTTCCATCTCGCTCATGTCGGATCCGAACGGTCAGATCATGGGCGCCCTCGGGGTGGTGCGAGACATCACGGACCGCAAGAAGGCGGAAGCGGCGCAGCGCGAGGC
The sequence above is a segment of the Candidatus Methylomirabilota bacterium genome. Coding sequences within it:
- a CDS encoding PAS domain S-box protein; its protein translation is METLATLAHAVTESLELSEVLDRVAHAATELLPDSSARIWVMEGERLVLRAEHGPHGAPQSGFKGALAVGEGLTGRVAATGEVLIVEDVADDPGTINRDWMRQQGYVSFIGIPLLVRGRLLSVLALLTRHRHDFEADQVVLLTAFGRHAAIAVEHARLYKEAKDTKDFLEAMTENSADAIITTDIHGRFTYFSSGAQDMFGYRAHEILGHRVAEYYRGGIDEAQAVMTQLRADGKIRNRELGFRAKDGRWVETSASISLMSDPNGQIMGALGVVRDITDRKKAEAAQREAEELRTITTLATTTAHEINNPLLVIKGRLEMVGPRLPEDSTERKWIEQSLVAVARIQQMVARMQRIARVQYLEGESRSLPRLFDLRKASDAEDSPGASPPPPKSR